In Musa acuminata AAA Group cultivar baxijiao chromosome BXJ2-10, Cavendish_Baxijiao_AAA, whole genome shotgun sequence, a genomic segment contains:
- the LOC135625444 gene encoding uncharacterized protein LOC135625444 produces the protein MASGLVLTSIRPAVIRASTGDGRGGRLAPAKAAGGGGNSWWVPLFGWSSEPDYIDGPATLEASGKRAAAETEGKSRRPAGRRFVAFTEEKARELRMRTMETEAFHDVMYHSAIASRLASDLPRRPPATRL, from the coding sequence ATGGCTTCTGGTTTGGTCCTCACCTCGATCCGGCCGGCAGTGATCCGGGCGAGCACGGGCGACGGCCGCGGGGGGCGGTTGGCCCCCGCGAAGGCCGCCGGCGGAGGGGGCAACAGCTGGTGGGTCCCGCTGTTCGGGTGGTCGTCGGAGCCCGACTACATCGACGGCCCCGCGACGCTGGAGGCTTCCGGGAAACGGGCCGCGGCGGAGACGGAGGGGAAGAGCAGGCGGCCGGCGGGGCGGAGGTTCGTGGCGTTCACGGAGGAGAAGGCGAGGGAGCTGCGGATGCGGACCATGGAGACGGAGGCGTTCCACGACGTCATGTACCACTCCGCCATCGCCTCCCGCCTCGCCTCCGACCTCCCTCGCCGACCCCCCGCCACCAGGCTCTGA